GGCAAATGCTCTTGGATCTTCTGTTTTCAGCAGAACTGCTGCTGTAACCGGAATACTCGCTGTCACAAAGGAGGATTAATTTTGACCGAGCCATCTGATGACAAAATAGACTGGCTCTGGAGACAGGTTGAAAAAGCCAGGAAAGAGAACAATCATGAAATGGCAAGAGAAAGTCTTGAAAGACTTCTTGCCGACCCTTCTGTGAACGGAACATCTGATGAGGATCTCGCAAACCTCAATCTCAGTCAGCTTGACCTTGATGAAGGACGCTCCAGGGAAGCGGCACTGAGGCTTTCAAATTTCAAATGGCATGGTGTTCCCGGCCCTGCCGGATTACTGCTTACATCCGATGTTTATCTCAAACTTGAATGGTTTGAGCAGGCCAGGGAAGCACTTGAAGAGTATCTGGATATCCTGCCGGAGGATCTTGATGCCCGCAGGAAACTCGGGCTTGTTCACCTGATGCTTAACAACGATGAAGAAGCACAGCGCCTTTTGCTGGCAACAGCACGCAGGGAGAAATACCGTATACCTGCAACTCTTACTTATCTGGCCATGCTGGAAGCCAAGACCGGGCACATTGAAGAAAGCCTTCACCTGCTTCTTCAGGCAAAGGAGCTTGCTCCTCAGGATGAGAGGATCGAACATACACTTCTTCGAATAGAATCTCTCAGAGTCAGTCTGAAACGAAAAGCCCTCCATCATTATGACCTTCCAATTGAAGATCTGGTTGCGGGAATGGTAAGTGGAATGCTTGAACTCCATGGATATTCAAGGGAGAAATCCCGGCAGGCTCTTGATATCTGGAATTGCTTCTGTTCGGAAGTAACTCCCCGTGGCAGGAAGCCTGCCATATGGGCTGCTGCTCTTGAATACGCGGTGACAAAGCACGGTCCTCATTTCACTCAGAGGCAGCTTGCGCTGGAGTACGAGATATCTGTGTCACAGTTAGGTGAACACTACCTGGCAATCTCTGAAGCAGTCGACCTGGATTCAATTATCAGCACTGATCTGCTGGTGGAAACCGAGAAAGCCGGATCCGGCCTGTCAGGCCTTGTAAGAAGGGAAGAGATGTCGGAAGTAATCGCCCTGGTTGCAGGTAGACTTGATGAATTTGAAGGTCCCGGAGAAGTATGCTCCTGGGTGTTTGACAGGATCAAACCAATCAATGAAGGCGAACGGAGGGAAATAGAAGATTTCCTCAGCTTCCTCTGGAAAAGAAAATAAGGGTCAAACCTTGTATTTTGATATTATATCATATTATTTATATATACATGGTATTAAATCCACATAGCATCAATAACCGAATGTTATTATGTCAAATATGACTCTTATTTTTGAAAACGCATCCTAACAGAGATGGTCTTTGTGATTTCGCTGTTAATCTGAACACGTGATCCGTTAGAACTCTATTAAAGCCGGCTTTCCTGTCCGATTGATTTCTTTTCCATGTAAGACAGCCAAACGTGCGAACAGCTTCCCTCGATTTTACCTTAATATTGAATTCAAGCTCTAACCCTGATATATTACCTGTTCTGTGATTATTAGGCAATCTACTAAATGAAAGGTTCTGTATGAATTCCGTTAAGTATGTCTATTTCTTTGGTGGAGATGAAACCGAGGGTAACCGCACTCAGAAGGAGCTTCTCGGAGGTAAGGGCGCTAACCTGGCCGAGATGACGAAACTTGGACTTCCTGTACCTCCTGGATTTACGATATCAACTGAAGCCTGTGCAGGATATTATAACGTTGGAGATGAAGGAAGCTGGCCTGATGGACTGGAACAGCAGATTCGAGAGAAACTTGCTCAGTTGGAAAAAATAACCGGAAAGAAATTCGGATCCGGAGAAGATCCGATGCTTGTATCTGTAAGGAGTGGTGCAGCTGTTTCAATGCCGGGTATGATGGATACGGTTCTTAATCTTGGTCTTAATGATGAGTCCATTGAAGCAATCACTCAAAAAACGGGTAATCCAAGGTTTGTCCTTGATGCCTATCGCAGATTTATTCAGATGTTTGGTGATGTTGTAATGGAAATCCCGCATCACTCATTTGAAGCAGTGCTTGAACGGATGAAAAGAAGTAAAAACGTTGATCTGGACACTGACCTGACCACTGAAGATCTGAAGGAAGTCGTAAAGGAATTCAAGAACATTTACGATAAACAGATCGGCAAACCTTTTCCTGCTGATCCCTGGGATCAGCTGAGGCTGTCAATCGACGCTGTATTCGGATCCTGGAATAACACCAGAGCAAGACGATATCGTCAGATTAATGATATTACCGGGCTAGTCGGTACTGCTGTGAATGTTCAGACCATGGTCTTCGGGAATATGGGAGAAGACTCCGGTACAGGTGTCTGCTTTACAAGGAATCCCGCAAACGGAGAAAACATTTTCTACGGTGAATATTTGATGAACGCGCAGGGTGAGGATGTCGTTGCAGGCACCAGAACACCCAAGCCCATTTCAACTCTTCGAGACGTTAATGAAGCCGCATACGAAGAGCTGCTTTCAATCAGAACTGTACTTGAGGATCATTATCTCGACATGCAGGACATTGAGTTTACCATCGAAGAGGGAAAACTCTATCTCCTGCAGACCAGAACAGGTAAGAGAACGGTATTCGCCGCTTTGAATATTGCCGTCGATATGGTAAATGAAGGTTTGATAGATAAGAAAACTGCGCTGAACAGAATTCCAACCAGCGCATTCAATCAGCTGTTTGCTCCGATTCTTGACAAAAAGAGCAAGGAACATGCGGATTTTCTAACAACCGGTCTGAACGCTTCTCCAGGTGGAGCGTGCGGTCGAGCTGTCTTTACCGCTGATGATGCGGAAGAATGGGAATCAAGGGGAGAGGATGTGATTCTCTGCAGAAAGGAGACAAGTCCTGAAGATATCGGTGGAATGTCGGTGTCGAAGGGAATTATCACTTCAAGAGGAGGCATGACATCTCATGCAGCAGTTGTTGCCAGGGGAATGGGGCTTCCATGTGTTGCCGGAGCCAGCAGCCTCAGTGTTGACAGCGCGTCTAAGAAGATGGTCTGCGAAGGAAAAGAAATTGTCGAAGGTGATCTAATAGCACTTGATGGTTTCACAGGTGAATTATTTGCCGGTGAAGTAGAAGTCCGGCCTTCGGAGATATTGAGCATTTCCATGGGTGATGGTGATCCTAATGAATCAAGGCTTTATTTGAATTACTCGATTCTTATGGACTGGACCGATGAATTCAGAAGAATTGGTGTTAGAACGAATGCCGAGACGGCAAAGGATACAAAAACCGCTGTTGATTTTGGAGCAGAAGGTATAGGTCTCTGCAGAACAGAGCACATGTTCTTTGAAGGTGAAAGAATTGTCTCCTTCAGGAAAATGATACTGGTTGCGGAAGAAGTGAAAAGCCTTCGGGAGAGAATTGCTACTTTTGAGGATTCTTCCAGTCTGGAGAACGAACTCGAAGCTCCTCTGGCAGATTACAACGAAGCAATAGAAGAATTACTGCCTCTGCAGCGTGGAGACTTCATCAGGATATTCGGGGAACTTGATGGTCTTCCGTGCACGATTAGACTTCTTGATCCACCGCTTCATGAATTCCTGCCTCATGACAGTCAGGGGCAGCTTGAAATGGCCAGAGAGATGGAAGTGCCGATAGAGAAGATTCAGAGAACCGTTGAAAAGCTTCATGAATTCAATCCAATGCTTGGTCACAGAGGATGCAGGCTTGGTTTGACATACCCGGAAGTTTCCGATATGCAGGTAAGAGCTATTATGGAAGCAGCCATCGAGGTAAAGAAAAACGGTACTGAAGTTCTGCCTGAGATCATGATACCGCTGGTAGGACATCCACGGGAACTGGAGATCGCTCGCATTCGTGCGCAGGAGGTGATAGATACTGTCTTTAAAGAAAAAGATTTAACTGCTGATTTCATTAAATACAGTATAGGCACAATGATCGAAGTACCCCGCGCTGCTATTGATGCAGCCAGAATAGCTGAATATGCAGATTTCTTCAGTTTTGGCACAAACGATCTTACACAGATGGCTTGCGGATTCTCAAGAGATGATGCAGGCGCTTTCCTGGGTGATTATGTCAGGATGGGCATTTATGAAAAGGATCCCTTTACATCCATTGATGTCAATGGAGTAGGCAGATTAGTCGAAATTGCAGTAAAAGAGGGAAAGAGAGTAAAACCTGACATAAAGATTGGTGTCTGTGGAGAGCATGGCGGAGATCCCGCATCGATCTGGTTCTTTAACTCGATTGGATTGGATTATGTATCCTGTTCACCATTCAGGGTTCCGATTGCAAGACTGGCTGCAGCTCAGGCAGCAATTGACACCGGAACGCAGGACTGATTCGATATTGATCGTGATTCTTCATGATTAGCCTGGAATGATATTTAGCTGATGCCAGGGAAAAAAACAGTTCTAATTGCGGATAATGATGCAGGACTGCTGCAGATACTTGGGAAAGTATTGAGGCTTGAAGGCTACGATGTAAAAACGTGCAGTACAGGAATTGAAGTAATTTCCAGAGCTGCTTCCTCGAATCCTTCACTGGTTGTGTGCGGATACTTTTTACCTATGCTGGATGGACTGAGGGTGTGCCGGTATCTTAAAGGGGAATCTCTTACATCTGAAGTTCCCTTTCTTTTATTGACACCCGGATTGGATGCTTCCCTTCGCTTAAGAGCTGAGTGGGCTGGAGTTGACAGGATCGAAGAACTTCCTATTCGACCTGAAGCGTTCTTATCGATCTGTGAAACTCTTATGGAGAAAGTCTCTTCATTTGTAAATTACCATCTTGAAAGAAGTAATCCTCCTGACAGAGAGGCTATACTGAATAAACTCTGTGGTTATCTGGAGAACAGAGTAAACAGACTCGAGGCAACATGGAAACTGACTGAAGAGCTTGGTAGAACCATGAGCGTCAGGGATATATTCAGAAGAATGGCCAATGGAGTACTTACAGGGCTTAGTTTTGACAGAGTCTGGGTTAGCAGATATCTCTCTGAAACGGATGAACTTGTCACTGAAGTTGCATTGGGAAGAAACCTGACCGATATTCCAAAATCTCTTCATGTCCGTGAATACCATGATCTTCCAGCAGGAATTGCCATTCGGGAGCTTCGCCAGATTCAGTCCAGTGAAGTTGATATAGCTGATGAGAGAATGTGGTGGACAGGCTCGAAGGATTATATAGATACACCACTTATTGCGGCAAGACGTCCAATTGGTCTTATAAGATGTGATAGATACGTGACTGGAAGAAAGATAGAAAGCACTGATCTGGAAGCGTTAAGGCATTATGCCGTACATACAGCAGAAGCTATTCTTAATGCGACTGTCCTGGAAGAAGTGACTGATGAGCGGGAACATATGTCAGCTATTATGAACAGTCTGGATTCAGGAATCCTTGTTGTTGATAATTCCGGTTTCCTTCTTCAGGTTACTTCAAGAGCATGCAAATTATTTGGCAAGATCGCGAACGATCTTATAGGCAAGAGATTAAGGGAAGTGCTTCCTGTTCTGATATCAGATAAAGAGAATTCTTTCAGTACTACTCTAGAAGAGGAAAGACCCATACTCAACAGACAGATTCATGTCGGAAAGGTTGGACAGGAAGATCAGGTGCTGAATGTAAGCTACATACCATTTCAGCGTGCAGATCATTTCGCCGGTGTTGTCATTATGACGAATGATGTCACAGAGGAATATACGCTCAGAGAGAATCTCAGAAAAATGAATGAGGAACTTGAGACTATTTCTGTGATCGGAAGGGAATTGAACTCAACACAGGATTTAGAGAAAATATGCCGTGAAGTCACATCGGCTCTGCGGAGGTTTTTCCCTTCAGAAGCTGTTGCTGTTTTTCTCGCTGAAGGAAATAGAGATGATTTGATTCCCCATTCACTCAAGGTTGCCGTAACCTCGGGATACGATTCGGAGAATGATCCTACAGGCCTTACTATCCGAATCAGAGAACAGATTGCATTGGGCAGAATGAAGTCCGATAGTAAATTGTCCTCCGGAGTCGTTGCCGCTTCTACCTCATCTCGGAAACCTGTCAACATTCAACAGACCAGAGAAGATATAAGGTATGTGGAAAACATCGGCAGCACAAGAAGTGAACTCGCTGTTCCCATGATAGTGCAGGATCGGGTAGTAGGAGCCATTGATATTCAGAGTCCTATCTCAGGGAGGTTTTCTGCAGAGTCCGAGCGTATCGTTGTTGCCCTTGCGAATCATGCGGCAACAGCAGTGGAGAACGCGATGCTGCATTCCAGAATACTGGAACTTGCAAGAAAGGACAGGCTTACAGGTCTTGGTAATCTTCGATTCTTCGAAGAAAAACTTGAAGATGAATTCAGGCGGACTGACAGATCCAGTTTTCCTTTCTCTCTTATAATGATGGATATTGATGACTTCAAACATTACAATGATTCATGGGGTCACCCTATGGGCAACACACTGCTTACTACAGTAGTAAAAGCAATGTCTGAAGCGATTCGAGAAGTCGATATTCTTATCAGATACGGTGGTGAAGAGTTTGTCTGTATTCTTCCATTTACAAATGAGAGAGAATCCGTTGAAATTGCTGAGAGGATAAGAAAAAGAGTGGTTGAGTCCTCTTGCCGAATTCCTCACTCTGAACAGCAGCCTCAAGGGAAAGTCAGTATCAGTCTTGGAGTTTCAACATACCTTACTGATGTGAGAGACAGGGATATGCTGCTGAAGTACGCCGATCAAAGGATGTACATGGCAAAAAGAGCAGGTAAGAACAGAGTTGTTGCCCCTGCCCTCGGGAATTGCCAGTTCGGTGGATGATTCGGAACATGCAACATGATAATTCCTGAAGGATATTATGACATATGACGTAGTTCTCAAAGCGGGATTTGAATCGTACGACAGAAGCAAACTGATTAATGCGATTTCAACGATGCTTGAACAGGCTGGAGGATGGCCGGATTCTGTTGTTCCGGGTGCTGAAGTTCTTCTAAAGGTTAATATGCTCTCGGCGAAATCACCCGAAAAAGCGATAACAACACATCCTGAGGTTGTCGCCGCGATGGTTATACTGCTGCGCAATGAGGGGTGTACTGTTGTTGTAGGAGACAGTCCCGGCGGAGCTGTAAAAGGAGTTGAGAGATACTGGAAGAACTGCGGGTATTCAAGGATTGCTGAAGAACTCGGATTTGAACTGGTTAATTTTGAAAAAGCGGGATGCGTTCGAAAGACAATCATGGGCAGAACATACGACATCGCAAATCCAGTTCTGGAATGTGATGTATTGATAAATATGTGCAAGTTCAAAACACACGGACTCTGCAGGCTGACCAATGCGGTAAAAAATGCTTTTGGCGCGATTCCGGGACTTGGGAAAGCTGTACTGCACAGTTACGGAATACGACCTGTTGATCTATCGGAATACCTTGTGGATATCTATGAGATTGTCGACTTTGATTTAACTGTTATGGATGCGATTCTTGCTATGGACGGGAAGGGGCCAAGTACTGATGGAACCCCCAGATGGGATGGTTTGCTTGGCCTTTCGCGGGATGGTGTCTGTCTTGATATGGTTATGACTGAACTGGCCGGCATTGATCCTCTTAAACTCTATACGAACAGAATTGCCCGGGATAGGGGTCTTGGGAAGCCGATAGAAGAGATCTCTGTATATGGATTAGAAGAATGTGCGCTTGAGAATTTCAGAGTACCCGGTGAAAGCTTCTATAATCTGCTTCCTTCATTCCTGGGTGGAATAGCGAGAATGCTTTTCAAGAGACCACCTGTATCTACGGAGAAGTGTACCGGTTGCGGAGTCTGCGCAAGGGGTTGCCCGACAAACGCGATAATCATAAAAGATGAAAGAGCAGTGATGGATCGCCGTAAATGCATCATGTGCCTCTGCTGTCATGAACTGTGCCCGGAGCAGGCTGTAAAAGTTCGAATTCCTTTTGGCAGGAGCTGAGATGGAAAAACGGAAAAAACCTTCACTGGCTCACAGAATTGAGTATGCGCTTGTGCGGATCATCGTTTTTATGGTTGGTCTTCTGCCAATAAGGTGTGCTCTGGCACTGGGCGCATTCATGGGATGGTTCGCATGGAAAGTTTTGCGAATAAGAAAAAAAATCGTACTTGTAAATCTTGAACTTGCTTTTCCTGAAAAGTCACCTGAGGAACTTAATAGAATTGCACTTCTATCCTATGAAAATTCAGGGCGTTTCATGATTGAATATGCACAACAGTGGAAAATGGATCAAAGTTATATAGA
This Candidatus Aegiribacteria sp. DNA region includes the following protein-coding sequences:
- the ppdK gene encoding pyruvate, phosphate dikinase produces the protein MNSVKYVYFFGGDETEGNRTQKELLGGKGANLAEMTKLGLPVPPGFTISTEACAGYYNVGDEGSWPDGLEQQIREKLAQLEKITGKKFGSGEDPMLVSVRSGAAVSMPGMMDTVLNLGLNDESIEAITQKTGNPRFVLDAYRRFIQMFGDVVMEIPHHSFEAVLERMKRSKNVDLDTDLTTEDLKEVVKEFKNIYDKQIGKPFPADPWDQLRLSIDAVFGSWNNTRARRYRQINDITGLVGTAVNVQTMVFGNMGEDSGTGVCFTRNPANGENIFYGEYLMNAQGEDVVAGTRTPKPISTLRDVNEAAYEELLSIRTVLEDHYLDMQDIEFTIEEGKLYLLQTRTGKRTVFAALNIAVDMVNEGLIDKKTALNRIPTSAFNQLFAPILDKKSKEHADFLTTGLNASPGGACGRAVFTADDAEEWESRGEDVILCRKETSPEDIGGMSVSKGIITSRGGMTSHAAVVARGMGLPCVAGASSLSVDSASKKMVCEGKEIVEGDLIALDGFTGELFAGEVEVRPSEILSISMGDGDPNESRLYLNYSILMDWTDEFRRIGVRTNAETAKDTKTAVDFGAEGIGLCRTEHMFFEGERIVSFRKMILVAEEVKSLRERIATFEDSSSLENELEAPLADYNEAIEELLPLQRGDFIRIFGELDGLPCTIRLLDPPLHEFLPHDSQGQLEMAREMEVPIEKIQRTVEKLHEFNPMLGHRGCRLGLTYPEVSDMQVRAIMEAAIEVKKNGTEVLPEIMIPLVGHPRELEIARIRAQEVIDTVFKEKDLTADFIKYSIGTMIEVPRAAIDAARIAEYADFFSFGTNDLTQMACGFSRDDAGAFLGDYVRMGIYEKDPFTSIDVNGVGRLVEIAVKEGKRVKPDIKIGVCGEHGGDPASIWFFNSIGLDYVSCSPFRVPIARLAAAQAAIDTGTQD
- a CDS encoding diguanylate cyclase, producing the protein MPGKKTVLIADNDAGLLQILGKVLRLEGYDVKTCSTGIEVISRAASSNPSLVVCGYFLPMLDGLRVCRYLKGESLTSEVPFLLLTPGLDASLRLRAEWAGVDRIEELPIRPEAFLSICETLMEKVSSFVNYHLERSNPPDREAILNKLCGYLENRVNRLEATWKLTEELGRTMSVRDIFRRMANGVLTGLSFDRVWVSRYLSETDELVTEVALGRNLTDIPKSLHVREYHDLPAGIAIRELRQIQSSEVDIADERMWWTGSKDYIDTPLIAARRPIGLIRCDRYVTGRKIESTDLEALRHYAVHTAEAILNATVLEEVTDEREHMSAIMNSLDSGILVVDNSGFLLQVTSRACKLFGKIANDLIGKRLREVLPVLISDKENSFSTTLEEERPILNRQIHVGKVGQEDQVLNVSYIPFQRADHFAGVVIMTNDVTEEYTLRENLRKMNEELETISVIGRELNSTQDLEKICREVTSALRRFFPSEAVAVFLAEGNRDDLIPHSLKVAVTSGYDSENDPTGLTIRIREQIALGRMKSDSKLSSGVVAASTSSRKPVNIQQTREDIRYVENIGSTRSELAVPMIVQDRVVGAIDIQSPISGRFSAESERIVVALANHAATAVENAMLHSRILELARKDRLTGLGNLRFFEEKLEDEFRRTDRSSFPFSLIMMDIDDFKHYNDSWGHPMGNTLLTTVVKAMSEAIREVDILIRYGGEEFVCILPFTNERESVEIAERIRKRVVESSCRIPHSEQQPQGKVSISLGVSTYLTDVRDRDMLLKYADQRMYMAKRAGKNRVVAPALGNCQFGG
- a CDS encoding DUF362 domain-containing protein, yielding MTYDVVLKAGFESYDRSKLINAISTMLEQAGGWPDSVVPGAEVLLKVNMLSAKSPEKAITTHPEVVAAMVILLRNEGCTVVVGDSPGGAVKGVERYWKNCGYSRIAEELGFELVNFEKAGCVRKTIMGRTYDIANPVLECDVLINMCKFKTHGLCRLTNAVKNAFGAIPGLGKAVLHSYGIRPVDLSEYLVDIYEIVDFDLTVMDAILAMDGKGPSTDGTPRWDGLLGLSRDGVCLDMVMTELAGIDPLKLYTNRIARDRGLGKPIEEISVYGLEECALENFRVPGESFYNLLPSFLGGIARMLFKRPPVSTEKCTGCGVCARGCPTNAIIIKDERAVMDRRKCIMCLCCHELCPEQAVKVRIPFGRS